The sequence aatactTTTGCGGATATCATAAATAACTGCCAAATTAATGCCATTGGTATTAATGGTCCAAATTCGAAAACacaaaaattttttaagaaattaCAAGATGTAATCAGacaaaagaaattgttGGATAAcaatgataaagaaattcCTATTATCTACGTTGAAGATGAAGTTGCAGTTCGTTATCAGTCTTCTGAAAGAGCTGCACAAGAATTTGCTAATAAGCCACCTTTAGTTAAATATTGTGTTGCATTAGCTCGTTATATGCATTCTCCTTTATTAGAATATGCAAACTTGTCAATGGAAGAATTAACATCGCTATCTATTCATCCTAATCAGTCTTTGTTACCAAGAGGACTGTTTGTCAAAGCAATCGAAACTGCTTTTGTTGATATAGTTAATTTAGTTGGTGTTGAAATTAACAAAACTACTGATAATAACTATTATGCTAATGCCTtaagatatatatctgGTTTTGGTCAACGTAAAGCCATTGACTTCTTAGATTCATTGCAGAGATTAAATGAACCACTTCTAGCTCGTCAACAGCTGATTActcataatattttacataaaacaattttcaTGAATGCTGCAGGCTTTTTGTATATATCATGGAATGAAAAAAGACAAAGATATGAAGATTTGGAACATGATCAATTGGATAGTACTAGAATCCATCCTGAAGACTATCATCTGGCTACAAAGGTTGCAGCCGATGCTCTTGAATACGAACCAGATGCAATTGCTGAGAAGGAAGATCAAGGTACAATGAgtgaatttattgaaatattaagaGAAGATCCTGACAAGAAAATGAAGCTAGAATCATTGAATTTAGAAGCTTATGcaaaagaattagaaaataaaactgGTCAAAGAAAGCTAAACAATCTAAATACTATTGTTTTAGAGTTATTAAACGgttttgaagaattgaGAAATGATTTCCATCCATTACAAGGTGATGAAATTTTCCAAACCTTGACTGGTGAAACagaaaaaacatttttcaaGGGTTCTATTATTCCAGTTAGAgttgaatttttcagacataatgatattatttgtatcaCCAATTCTCAAGTAGAATGTGTCGCTACTGCTCAACAACATTCTGGAGCTCAGTATAGAAGACCAGCTAATGAACTTTATGAGTTAGGTAAAACATATCCAGCTAAGGTTGTTTTCATCgattatgaaaatataaCGGCTGAAATTTCTTTGTTAGAACAAGATGTTAAACATAAATATGTTCCATTTAATTACAGTAAAGATCCAACCATCTGGGACTTAAAACAAGAATTAGAGGATGCTGAatatgaaaagaaaataacTATGGAAGAAGCTCGTGCTAAGAGAACTCATCGTGTTATTAATCATCCATATTACTTTCCATTCAATGGACATCAAGCAGAAGAATACTTAAGAAGTAAAGATCGTGGTGATTTCGTTATCAGACAATCTAGTCGTGGTGATGATCATTTGGCTATTACATGGAAGCTTGATAAAGATTTATTCCAACATATTGATATtcaagaattagaaaaggAAAATCCATTAGCTTTGGGTAGAATATTGGTGGTTGAAGGTCAAAGATACTATGATTTAGATCAAATTATTGTTGAATATCTACAGAATAAGATAAGATTACTAAATGAAATAACATCTAAcgaaaaattcaaaactGGTAATAAGAAGGATgtaatcaaatttattgaagacTATTCTAAAGTTAACCCTAACAGATCAGTTTATTACTTTAGTTTGAACTACGAAAAACCAGGTTGGTTCTATTTAATGTTTAAGATCAATTCACAAAGTAAATTATACACATGGAATGTTAGATTGACTCATACAGGCTACTTTTTAGTTAACTACAACTATCCTAACGTCATTCAATTATGTAATGGGTTCAAGACCTTATTGAAGTCCAACAGCTCCAGAAGCAACGGTTCCggttattaaatataatttaaattaagtTTGTTGAGACTTTACGTCGTTCCAGTCTAgtcataatttttatttatttgtatattaaaaatagttaatttataaaaagatttgtaaaaataaatataatgaagtatatattttttctattattataagTTATGTTGACCATATGTTATTACAATGAGTTACACGTCACAATAGATCTTGATATCAATTTctatatttcattatcagCTTACAACATTGCATACGTTAAAAACTCCGAGTATCTCAAAATCTATAATATATAGCAGTATTAAAAGGGGAAGAGAATTACATTTGAGGGAAACAACTATCAATTGCAGtccattatttaaatcaacAGCAATAATACGTAGATTAACTTAACatattaatttgaataCTGTTAATTACACTTTGGTTCTgtttatttgaaagaaaGAGGAGGAAAAACGTTTTATATGGaatttattacaatattttatttacaatgtTAAATCACGGTCGCCTTCTAGGAAAACAATCATTATCCAATTCAACACAATTGTTGTACTTTAAAACTACGCAAGCAACTTTTGTTGAAAAGTTATCTTCTAGAGTTGCAATTTGTTCACGTAGTTTCTCTAATTCCCATTGGGTCGAATTAGAGAAACTGGATAAAAAAAAGGACATATTAGTTACTGAAAAGGTGGTAAACCCATCACTGTGGGTAAGAATAAAACAAGAGGCCAGTCATTATTGGCATGGCACAAAACTGCTAGGtttagaaatgaaaatatcatcTAGGTTATTGACTAAAATGACAGCGGGATATCGTCTGACTCGTAGAGAGCAACTGCAGTTTAAAAGAACTACTTCAGATGTTATTAGGTTAGTCCCATTTGCAgcatttattttaattccATTTGCAGAACTTCTTTTACCAGTTGCTCTGAAACTATTCCCAAATCTGTTACCATCAACCTATGAATCAAAAAAGGATAAACAATCGAAATTAGATACTTTAAGAAAGACAAGAATTGACGTCTCTCAGATGATTAAAGAGCAACCTTCATTCCTTCACCCAATAAATATTACAGATGGACAAAAAACCATGTTTAAACGTTTTTACAAACATGTACGTGAAACTGGGGAGCCAGAAAGTAGGGAGCAATTGCTTCAAGTAGCTAGATTATTCACAGATGACACCATTTTGGATAATGTCACTAGACCATACTTGGTTGCATTAGCAAAGTATATCAATTTGCAACCTTTTGGCACTGATAATATGTTACGTTATAGGATCAGAACAAAGATGTCggaattgaaaaaagatgATTTGACTATATATTATGAAGGTTTAGGTCAATTGTCTGAAGCTGAATTAAGAAATGCATGTGCATCAAGAGGTATGAATATTGTCGGTGTTCCTACCTCAATCCTGAAAGATAATATGAGCGTCTGGTTGCAAATGAGAGTTCGTGATAAAATACCCTCTAGTCTTTTAACAATGGCTTGTGCTTTTAATTATGGGGATGCTAAATCTGCAAAGCCATTATATGAGGCCCTTTGTGATGTTTTAAGTAGCATCCCTGATGAATTGTATCATGAGATTAAAGTCAATGTTATAAAAGAGGATAAGTTGTCATCTAAACAAAAACTTGTTCAATTACAAGaacaaaatgaattaatgaAAGAGGAAGCTCAGCAAGACAAAAATTCCGAAATTTCAGTTAACGATGATTTAAGTTTAGATGAACTTGACAAATCTACAGAAATGAAGATTAAAAATACCAGGAAACCAAATTGAGTTCAATGGCAATCATTTTTCTGATATTTGGTCAATGTTTACCTAGTTAAATGAATCTGAAGTTTATCAAGATAGAACATTAAGAAAACCCAtaacttttatatattccCACTGTAAGCAGATATTtatcatataataaaaagcTACATagtatttgttttttaattctttttctgcACATTGGATAAATGCCTTATGcattttgtaatttctcCCTTGTACATAAATAAGAGGCCCTGGACGATAACACCCTTGGCCAATTGGGGACCTAAGCCTTTCCATAAAGATAGTAAACCCTCAGAAGTATACAAGTAGGTCAATACATCTTGAAAGTTTGAGAATTTAGAATTAGCACTCTGTAATGAGGCCTTGGACACAATCAGAGGTTGAGTTATAACTGTTGAAATCATTTTGGACAGCATTCCTAAGAAAAAGTTACTGAGTGCTGAAATATTGGCATTGATTTTGTTTCCATCCTTTGATGTTGCTCTTCTTGCAGCAATCAAAAGTTCATTGAGCTTACCAAAGGCGGTATATGTAATCGATGGGTTCACTGACAAAGCCATTGAAACTTTTAACCCTTTCCAAAAACCATGAAGTTCTCCATTATTCTCCTTTATTATATCCTTGATGATATTTTCCAACTTTGCATCCTCTGTATTCCCAGTGGTCTGCTGTCTTGTTGAAATAACAGCAATTGGAGTAGTGAATACTTGACATAAAATTGCAGCAACTATCCCTAGTGATAACTCCTCGATCGAACTGAACCGTTTCTTTTTCgtcaatttcaataaaaatctCAGCTTACTATACCTGCTTTTGATTACATTGTAACAGAAAAAATAGAAGAACGTCTGCGCAAAACTATTTACAATGGATGCAGACATGCCTTGGTATAATCCAGCTATACCTTTTTCCATATATATCCTCCTTAAACAATCTAGAGTGCCCGTATAGACCTCATTCTCAGACTTGACGTCCTCCTCTCCCTGTTCCGATTTCTTTTCCTCGGTCTTCTGAAATTTAATTTGCGACTGAATAACAGTCTTTGTCAAGTCCAGTGGATAAACGGTTATATTTGCCAAAGCAGAAGAAACAGCACCAACTAAAGCATTTTCAAATGACTCCATTTTCTTATAGTTCTAtccttttaaatttttccaattgaAAGTATCTCAAAGCCTACTTGTACACCTTGAATACTGTGTGTCAGCAGTTGAAAACACACCCTGAACTTAGCAGAACCTCTTTATCGAACCTTACACTTCCTTATATCCATTAGAGTTGCTTGCAAGTTGTGTCAATAGGGAGGGAATAACTCTTTGACAA comes from Tetrapisispora phaffii CBS 4417 chromosome 4, complete genome and encodes:
- the YLH47 gene encoding Ylh47p (similar to Saccharomyces cerevisiae YLH47 (YPR125W); ancestral locus Anc_3.461), encoding MLNHGRLLGKQSLSNSTQLLYFKTTQATFVEKLSSRVAICSRSFSNSHWVELEKLDKKKDILVTEKVVNPSLWVRIKQEASHYWHGTKLLGLEMKISSRLLTKMTAGYRLTRREQLQFKRTTSDVIRLVPFAAFILIPFAELLLPVALKLFPNLLPSTYESKKDKQSKLDTLRKTRIDVSQMIKEQPSFLHPINITDGQKTMFKRFYKHVRETGEPESREQLLQVARLFTDDTILDNVTRPYLVALAKYINLQPFGTDNMLRYRIRTKMSELKKDDLTIYYEGLGQLSEAELRNACASRGMNIVGVPTSILKDNMSVWLQMRVRDKIPSSLLTMACAFNYGDAKSAKPLYEALCDVLSSIPDELYHEIKVNVIKEDKLSSKQKLVQLQEQNELMKEEAQQDKNSEISVNDDLSLDELDKSTEMKIKNTRKPN
- the ANT1 gene encoding Ant1p (similar to Saccharomyces cerevisiae ANT1 (YPR128C); ancestral locus Anc_3.463), whose amino-acid sequence is MESFENALVGAVSSALANITVYPLDLTKTVIQSQIKFQKTEEKKSEQGEEDVKSENEVYTGTLDCLRRIYMEKGIAGLYQGMSASIVNSFAQTFFYFFCYNVIKSRYSKLRFLLKLTKKKRFSSIEELSLGIVAAILCQVFTTPIAVISTRQQTTGNTEDAKLENIIKDIIKENNGELHGFWKGLKVSMALSVNPSITYTAFGKLNELLIAARRATSKDGNKINANISALSNFFLGMLSKMISTVITQPLIVSKASLQSANSKFSNFQDVLTYLYTSEGLLSLWKGLGPQLAKGVIVQGLLFMYKGEITKCIRHLSNVQKKN